The genomic region TTCTAAACGGTGGCTATGGATCGCTGTGGCCGCGCTGGTGGCTTTACTGGCGTTGGCTGCGGGTGGAATCTGGTACGGGTCCCACTATGCGAACCGCGCGCTCCCACGCACCCACGTGGGGAATGTGGACGTGGCGGGCATGAACCGGGCACAATTGAAGTCGCTGCTGCAGCAAAAAAATGAGCAGTCACAGGTGTCAGTGCAGACACCGGACGGGAAGTTCGTGGCTAACCTCAACAAGATTGGTACGCCAATCAACGTGGATGACACGGTTAAGAAGGTGCTTGAACCGAACCGGTCGGTGGGTGCGCGGTTTAAAGCGTTGTTCACGGCCCGCACTGTGGATCCGGTGGTGTCGCCCAATTTGGATGCGACCCAAGATTTTGTGTCATCCATTTTGCCTGAGGGGATTGAGCAAGCTAAGAATGCGCAGGTGGTGCGCGCAGACGATGGGAAGGGTTTCTCGGTTAAACCCGGCCAGGTGGGCCGCACGTTAGACACGAAGGCGTTGGTTGCGGCAGGTAAGAAAGCGGCGTCGTCACTGCAGTCTGGGTCGGTGAAAGCAGCTTACGAGGATCGCGAGCCGGATATTACGGATGCGGACGCGCAGCAGCTGGCGGATAAAGCGATGGAGCTGTCGCAAACGAATGTGCAGATTAAGTACGAGGACGAGTCGATTGTTCCCAGTATTTCGCGCCGCACCGAGTGGGTGGACCTCAAGCCAAGTGGGGAGAAGGCGCTGAAACTGAATGCGGATGCGGTTAGTAAGTGGGTGCAGAAAGCGGCGGACGATTACGTTAACCGGGAACCTCAAAATGGGCAGCGGAAGGTTAATAAGGACGGCAAGGTAATTCAGACGGTGTCGCAGCCGCAAGAGGGCCGTTCGGTTAACAATGTGGATAAGGTCGCGGCGGATATGATGCAGGCGATCGAGGCTGGTAAGGACTACGAGGGGGCGTTCACCGCGAAAACCACGGAGGCGAAGTGGGATGAGAAGGTGGTGGCGCCGGCAGCGGAGTCTTTGTACTACAAGGCGTCTGATGGGGAGAAGTGGATAGATATTAACCTGTCTAACTTCACTGTCACGGCGTTTAATGGGGGAACGCCGGAGATCGGGCCGATCCCAATGGTGCCGGGCGCGCCGGGTTGGGAAACGGTTACGGGGATCCACCGGATCTACTTGAAGTATCCGACACAGACGATGCGGGGAACGGATTTCGATGGGTCGGAGTATGAGACTCCGGGGGTGCCGTCGGTAATGTACTTCTCGGGCAACTACGCTCTTCATGGGGCGCCGTGGCGCGGCTCGTTCGGATACGCGGGGTCCGCTGGTTCGCACGGCTGCGTGAACCTACCGGTGGGTTCGGCCGCGCAACTGTACGAGTGGGCTCCGATGGGTACCGTCGTGGCCTCCCACTACTAAGCGAACTGTACTTGAACAAGCTGTTTCCCACGAGGCACCGTGGTGACCTCTCACTACTAAAGGCACTGTGGTTGCCACTCACCATAAGCGGACTGTTTACTAAACGCTCGGGTGTTTCCCGAGCGCCGCTCGCGGCCCAGTTTTGCAAATGGTTTACTCCGCGTTGTTTGTGGCGTGTACGCGGATGTTTAGTGCCCTTGTGTGCCCGGGCTGCAGTTGCAGAGCGTTAGCGAGTTCTGGGCGGTTGAACGCGTTGGGGATGAACTGGCACGGTTCCATTGCCACACTCTGGTAGGGGCCGCGTTTAAGCCCCGCCCCGGTGTAGAGGTGGAAGTTCCCCTCACCCACGCCGGTGGGTAGGTCCGCTTGCACGGTTATCGTGCGCCGCCCAGTGGTTAGCTGCGCGGAACAGATCCCGTCACTATCTGGTATCAGCCCGGTTACCGCCTGGTCCCACTCAGCCGAAAGCACGTTTTGGCTAGTGCCGACCTCTTGTTGGAACCGCCCGCTTAAGCCGGGTTCTTCAAGTGCCGTGTACGCGGCTGTGGCATCTAGGGGGATGAGTTTCGCGTCGGTGTTAACCAGGTACCTGCTGGGCACCTCGATACGCGGGGCTGATTGTGGGTCTTGTCCAATCGTCTCCTCCAGCAGGAAGTACGGGTGCCACCCGAGCGCCACCGGCACTGCTTGCTCGCCCACGTTTGTGGCCGCGATTTTTACGCTCAGCGTGTTCGTGGTTTCTAGCGTGTAGGTCACCGCGATGTCGAGCGCACCCGGGTACGCGCTTGAAGGTTCTAGGTGATATGTGAACACTACGCTCCGGCCGGGTTCATCTACACGCGCAGTAAAAGGAGCTTCAAACACGAGACCGTGCAAACCCGTTTCCCCATCCGGAATTGTTGGCGCGGGCGCGGGGTACGTGGTGCCGTCAGCGTCTGCCCACTGCCCGTTCGCAAGCCGATTCGACCAGGGGACCAGCACCGCACACCGGAATCCGTCGAGCGTGGACTGTTCCGCGTCACTCACGTACCCGTCCACAATCTGCTGGCCCTCCACAACCCAGTTGCGTAGCGTCGCCCCCCGCGCACTAATAGTTGCAGACGAACCGCCGAGTTCAATCGTGCACGTTTGCGCAAAAGTACCTTGTGTTTCGGACATCGACATTGCATGACCCCTTATAGGTGGCTTCTTAACACTAGCTTTACTAGTTTACCGATTCCGCACGGCCTTATTCTTTACGGACTTGCTTTCCAAAACCTTATTTTCAAAGCTTTATTCTTCAAGGCCTTATTTTTCAGGATTTTATTCTTGAGGCACTAGCTGCACCCGTGGTTAATGCTGCAGTAAGTGGTGCAACCGTTTTTGCGACACTTTCCGGGACGTACCGAGTTCTTGGGCGAAGAACTGCACCGCTAACTCCTGGACTAACCACAAGCCATCTTGCAACTGCGCGCGCCGAGTAACCTCGTTCGCTGGAGTGCGCTCTAGTGCCTCAAGAAAA from Gleimia hominis harbors:
- a CDS encoding L,D-transpeptidase family protein, with amino-acid sequence MRTAASKRWLWIAVAALVALLALAAGGIWYGSHYANRALPRTHVGNVDVAGMNRAQLKSLLQQKNEQSQVSVQTPDGKFVANLNKIGTPINVDDTVKKVLEPNRSVGARFKALFTARTVDPVVSPNLDATQDFVSSILPEGIEQAKNAQVVRADDGKGFSVKPGQVGRTLDTKALVAAGKKAASSLQSGSVKAAYEDREPDITDADAQQLADKAMELSQTNVQIKYEDESIVPSISRRTEWVDLKPSGEKALKLNADAVSKWVQKAADDYVNREPQNGQRKVNKDGKVIQTVSQPQEGRSVNNVDKVAADMMQAIEAGKDYEGAFTAKTTEAKWDEKVVAPAAESLYYKASDGEKWIDINLSNFTVTAFNGGTPEIGPIPMVPGAPGWETVTGIHRIYLKYPTQTMRGTDFDGSEYETPGVPSVMYFSGNYALHGAPWRGSFGYAGSAGSHGCVNLPVGSAAQLYEWAPMGTVVASHY
- a CDS encoding aldose 1-epimerase; this encodes MSMSETQGTFAQTCTIELGGSSATISARGATLRNWVVEGQQIVDGYVSDAEQSTLDGFRCAVLVPWSNRLANGQWADADGTTYPAPAPTIPDGETGLHGLVFEAPFTARVDEPGRSVVFTYHLEPSSAYPGALDIAVTYTLETTNTLSVKIAATNVGEQAVPVALGWHPYFLLEETIGQDPQSAPRIEVPSRYLVNTDAKLIPLDATAAYTALEEPGLSGRFQQEVGTSQNVLSAEWDQAVTGLIPDSDGICSAQLTTGRRTITVQADLPTGVGEGNFHLYTGAGLKRGPYQSVAMEPCQFIPNAFNRPELANALQLQPGHTRALNIRVHATNNAE